One window of the Halorussus sp. MSC15.2 genome contains the following:
- a CDS encoding cation:proton antiporter, with protein sequence MVALYRWLFAAGVLILLLGLLQKWFEQKWYLTEPLTAVALGVALGPAGVQLLGLPPAADSPRVLTQVTRVTLAVADMGVALRLPRGYPVEHWRSLAVILGAGMVLMALVSGLLVWGLLGVSFWVAMLVGATVTSTDPIVATTIVTGPVAEKNIPARVRHFISAESGANDGAVYPLVLLPILMLTRPTGEALARWATYVVGWQVVGAVALGAALGFSAARLFQWADLADIVEDRGFVAYTLALTFAVLGAARLLSMDGILASFVAGIAYRMAPGTQQPSKEKNVQKAMTKFFVLPTFVLFGVAIPWGGWLTLGWRGVLLAVLVLLLRRPPVVVALAGGLSPLRTRKDVGFTAWFGPIGISTLFYVMFAVQRTGLRRIWPVVSLLVFASLLAHGLSATPLSRQMPPDTASDRGRDRPKGSNPRG encoded by the coding sequence ATGGTAGCGCTGTACCGCTGGTTGTTCGCCGCAGGGGTGCTGATTCTGCTGTTGGGACTCCTACAGAAGTGGTTCGAGCAGAAGTGGTATCTCACGGAACCGCTGACGGCCGTCGCGTTGGGCGTGGCGCTCGGTCCGGCGGGGGTCCAACTGCTCGGCCTCCCTCCGGCGGCCGATTCACCCCGCGTACTGACGCAGGTAACGCGGGTGACGCTCGCCGTCGCCGACATGGGTGTCGCACTGCGACTCCCGCGGGGGTATCCCGTCGAACACTGGCGGTCGCTCGCGGTCATCCTCGGTGCCGGGATGGTGCTGATGGCGCTGGTAAGCGGTCTACTCGTGTGGGGTCTGTTGGGCGTCTCGTTCTGGGTCGCGATGCTCGTCGGAGCCACTGTCACCTCGACAGACCCCATCGTCGCCACTACGATAGTCACGGGACCGGTGGCGGAGAAGAACATCCCGGCGCGCGTCCGTCACTTCATCTCGGCCGAGTCCGGGGCCAACGACGGTGCCGTGTACCCGCTCGTCCTCCTCCCGATACTGATGCTCACCCGGCCGACGGGCGAGGCGCTGGCGCGCTGGGCAACGTACGTCGTCGGATGGCAAGTCGTCGGGGCCGTCGCCCTCGGGGCGGCGCTCGGGTTCTCGGCCGCGCGACTGTTTCAGTGGGCCGACCTCGCCGATATCGTCGAAGACCGGGGGTTCGTGGCGTACACCCTCGCGCTCACCTTCGCCGTACTGGGTGCGGCACGACTGCTGAGCATGGACGGCATCTTGGCGTCGTTCGTCGCGGGAATCGCCTACCGGATGGCCCCCGGCACCCAACAGCCTTCGAAGGAGAAGAACGTCCAGAAAGCGATGACGAAGTTCTTCGTCCTCCCGACCTTCGTCCTCTTCGGCGTCGCGATTCCGTGGGGCGGGTGGCTGACCCTCGGTTGGCGCGGCGTACTGCTCGCCGTACTGGTCCTCCTCCTCCGTCGGCCGCCGGTCGTGGTGGCGCTGGCCGGCGGACTCTCGCCCCTTCGCACGCGGAAGGACGTCGGGTTCACGGCGTGGTTCGGACCGATAGGCATCTCGACGCTGTTCTACGTGATGTTCGCCGTCCAGCGGACCGGCCTGCGCCGGATTTGGCCCGTCGTCTCGCTGCTGGTGTTCGCCTCGCTGCTGGCCCACGGACTCTCGGCAACGCCCCTGTCCCGTCAGATGCCGCCGGACACGGCGTCGGACCGCGGACGGGACCGTCCCAAAGGTTCAAATCCGAGAGGGTGA
- a CDS encoding HEWD family protein, translating to MTELDPPRERECQRCGRRDVWDDTERNWRIESEAHTGDPFCIHEWDINGAYRPIRE from the coding sequence ATGACCGAACTCGACCCGCCCAGAGAGCGAGAGTGCCAGCGGTGCGGACGACGCGACGTGTGGGACGACACCGAGCGCAACTGGCGAATCGAGAGCGAGGCGCACACCGGAGACCCGTTCTGCATCCACGAGTGGGACATCAACGGCGCGTATCGGCCGATTCGGGAGTAG
- a CDS encoding diaminobutyrate--2-oxoglutarate transaminase: MDYSGASNDRLLDRQAERESGARSYPRYLPMAIREARGVEVTDADGNTYYDCLAGAGTLHLGHNHPVVVEAIEDAMAADRPMHTLDITTPVKEAFVDTLFDSLPDEFAESAKIQFCSPAGTDAVEAALKLTKTATGNRSVLSFRGGYHGMTHGSLGLMGDTDPKETIPGTMGNVHHLPYPYPYRCPFGVGEDGHEVASEYVERLLDDPERGFTDPAAMVLEPTQGEGGSVAPPAEWLREMRRITREHDVPLVVDEIQSGLGRTGELYDFERADITPDVVTLSKAVGGGLPLAVTLYDEELDEWESGAHTGTFRGNQLAMAAGRATIEYIVDNDLPSHAERMGERLRDHLDAAADRFDAVGDVRGRGLMLGAEMVDAAADPDALGARPPDADLAETVQTACFERGLIVELGGREGATVRFLPPLVVSKEQVEDVGRIFREAVEAAVSETADGSP, encoded by the coding sequence ATGGACTACTCCGGCGCGTCGAACGACAGACTGCTCGATAGACAGGCCGAGCGAGAGTCGGGAGCGCGGAGCTACCCGCGATACCTCCCGATGGCGATACGAGAGGCACGCGGCGTCGAAGTCACCGACGCCGACGGCAACACCTACTACGACTGCCTCGCCGGGGCGGGCACGCTCCACCTCGGTCACAACCATCCGGTCGTGGTCGAGGCCATCGAAGACGCGATGGCGGCCGACCGGCCGATGCACACCCTCGACATCACGACGCCCGTCAAGGAGGCGTTCGTGGACACCCTCTTCGACAGCCTCCCCGACGAGTTCGCCGAGTCGGCCAAGATTCAGTTCTGTAGTCCCGCGGGCACCGACGCCGTCGAGGCCGCCCTGAAACTCACCAAGACCGCGACCGGCAACCGCTCGGTCCTCTCGTTCCGCGGCGGTTACCACGGGATGACCCACGGGTCGCTCGGCCTGATGGGCGACACCGACCCCAAGGAGACGATTCCCGGGACGATGGGGAACGTCCACCACTTGCCGTACCCCTACCCGTACCGCTGTCCCTTCGGCGTCGGCGAGGACGGTCACGAGGTCGCCAGCGAGTACGTCGAGCGCCTGCTCGACGACCCGGAGCGCGGCTTCACGGACCCGGCGGCGATGGTCCTCGAACCGACGCAGGGCGAGGGCGGGTCCGTCGCCCCGCCCGCCGAGTGGCTTCGGGAGATGCGCCGAATCACCCGCGAACACGACGTGCCCCTCGTCGTGGACGAAATCCAGTCGGGACTCGGCCGGACCGGCGAACTCTACGACTTCGAGCGGGCCGACATCACGCCCGACGTGGTGACGCTCTCGAAAGCGGTCGGCGGCGGGCTTCCGCTCGCGGTGACGCTCTACGACGAGGAGTTGGACGAGTGGGAGTCGGGTGCCCACACCGGCACCTTCAGGGGCAACCAGTTGGCGATGGCCGCCGGGAGAGCGACCATCGAGTACATCGTGGACAACGACCTGCCGAGTCACGCCGAGCGGATGGGCGAGCGCCTGCGCGACCACCTCGACGCCGCGGCCGACCGGTTCGACGCGGTCGGCGACGTTCGGGGCCGGGGACTGATGCTCGGGGCCGAGATGGTGGACGCCGCGGCCGACCCCGACGCCCTCGGCGCGCGTCCGCCCGACGCCGACCTCGCGGAGACCGTCCAGACGGCGTGTTTCGAGCGCGGGCTAATCGTGGAACTCGGCGGCCGCGAGGGAGCGACCGTCCGGTTCTTACCCCCGCTAGTCGTCTCGAAGGAGCAGGTCGAGGACGTCGGTCGAATCTTCCGCGAGGCGGTCGAAGCCGCCGTCTCCGAAACCGCCGACGGGTCGCCATGA
- a CDS encoding peptidylprolyl isomerase, whose amino-acid sequence MSEEQEADVADDEEQTDVEDETTEGLQRGDFVRLDYTARTVEDGNIVDTTDPEVAEEEGLDEEEREFEPRVIVLGEGHIFESVEEAIIGEEVGHSGSTTIPAEEAFGEYDANEVKTVSANKIPEDERYPGAHVDVDGQHGHVETIIGGRARVDFNHPLAGEDIEYDYEIVGEVDDRVEQAQGLISMYIDADLDMWIQTDEVEEETVVESDDEEGEPETETETVEKETLYIESTPQLAMNQQWMFQKQQIAQNVMDQLDLDRVIVQETIEGGGMGPMGGMMGGGMGGADLEEALEDADVDEEEIVEELEGDAEATEE is encoded by the coding sequence ATGAGTGAAGAACAAGAGGCCGACGTGGCCGACGACGAGGAACAAACCGACGTCGAAGACGAGACTACCGAGGGACTCCAGCGAGGCGACTTCGTCCGTCTGGACTACACTGCGCGCACCGTAGAGGACGGCAACATCGTAGACACGACCGACCCCGAGGTCGCCGAGGAAGAGGGTCTCGACGAGGAGGAGCGCGAGTTCGAACCGCGCGTCATCGTCCTCGGCGAAGGTCACATCTTCGAGAGCGTCGAAGAGGCCATCATCGGCGAGGAAGTCGGTCACTCCGGCAGCACGACCATCCCCGCCGAGGAGGCGTTCGGCGAGTACGACGCCAACGAGGTCAAGACCGTCAGCGCCAACAAGATTCCCGAAGACGAGCGCTACCCCGGCGCACACGTCGACGTGGATGGCCAGCACGGTCACGTCGAGACCATCATCGGCGGCCGCGCTCGCGTGGACTTCAACCACCCGCTCGCGGGCGAGGACATCGAGTACGACTACGAAATCGTCGGCGAGGTCGACGACCGCGTCGAGCAGGCGCAGGGTCTCATCTCGATGTACATCGACGCGGACCTCGACATGTGGATTCAGACCGACGAGGTCGAAGAGGAGACGGTCGTCGAATCCGACGACGAAGAGGGTGAACCCGAGACCGAAACCGAGACGGTCGAGAAGGAGACCCTCTACATCGAGAGTACCCCGCAACTGGCGATGAACCAGCAGTGGATGTTCCAGAAGCAGCAGATTGCCCAGAACGTCATGGACCAACTGGACCTCGACCGCGTCATCGTGCAGGAGACCATCGAGGGCGGCGGCATGGGTCCGATGGGCGGCATGATGGGCGGCGGCATGGGCGGCGCCGACCTCGAAGAAGCGCTCGAAGACGCCGACGTGGACGAGGAAGAAATCGTCGAGGAACTCGAAGGCGACGCCGAAGCGACCGAGGAGTAA
- a CDS encoding elongation factor 1-beta translates to MGKVAAKIKVMPQSPEIDLDELQETLEDSLPEGAKINGFERDDVAFGLVALLPTVIVPDDTGGTEAVEENFSNVEGVESVEVENVGRI, encoded by the coding sequence ATGGGAAAGGTAGCTGCTAAAATCAAGGTCATGCCGCAAAGCCCCGAAATCGACCTCGACGAACTGCAGGAGACGCTCGAGGATTCGCTTCCCGAGGGAGCCAAAATCAACGGCTTCGAGCGCGACGACGTCGCGTTCGGACTCGTCGCCCTGCTGCCGACGGTCATCGTCCCGGACGACACGGGCGGGACCGAGGCCGTCGAGGAGAACTTCTCGAACGTCGAGGGCGTCGAGAGCGTGGAAGTCGAGAACGTCGGCCGGATATAA
- a CDS encoding DUF4397 domain-containing protein: MATVGATDSGTNDSGAAQVRVAHLSPDAPAVDVLVDGSVALEGVEYGTVSDYLQVPAGEHTVTIRTAENETVVFEGNVSVEAGTMYTVAAIGEVSEDTFRPAIFTDDVEVSEGNASVRLIHASPDAPAVDVTVAGSGAVLYDNVTFGNATDYVEVPAGDYTLEVRPATENNDGEVVTTFDVSLESGTAYSAIASGYLTPDDEPADVPFDLIVATDAGGEAMTNETTAEA; the protein is encoded by the coding sequence ATGGCAACAGTCGGAGCGACCGACTCGGGAACGAACGACTCGGGGGCGGCGCAGGTCCGAGTGGCGCACCTCTCGCCGGACGCGCCCGCTGTCGACGTGTTGGTCGACGGGAGCGTGGCGCTCGAAGGCGTCGAGTACGGTACGGTCAGCGACTACCTGCAAGTACCGGCGGGCGAACATACGGTGACGATACGGACCGCCGAGAACGAGACGGTCGTCTTCGAGGGGAACGTCAGCGTCGAGGCCGGGACGATGTACACCGTCGCGGCCATCGGCGAGGTGAGCGAGGACACCTTCCGACCGGCGATATTCACGGACGACGTCGAGGTATCCGAGGGGAACGCCTCGGTTCGGCTAATCCACGCGTCACCCGACGCACCCGCCGTGGACGTGACTGTCGCGGGGTCCGGCGCGGTCCTCTACGACAACGTGACGTTCGGTAACGCGACCGACTACGTGGAAGTTCCCGCGGGCGACTACACGCTCGAAGTCCGACCCGCGACCGAGAACAACGACGGTGAAGTCGTGACTACGTTCGACGTCTCGCTGGAGAGCGGGACGGCGTACTCGGCGATAGCGTCGGGGTATCTGACGCCCGACGACGAACCGGCAGACGTTCCGTTCGACCTCATCGTGGCGACCGACGCTGGCGGTGAGGCGATGACGAACGAGACGACGGCCGAGGCGTAA
- a CDS encoding ABC transporter substrate-binding protein translates to MKPNEPATPSSTSRRTFLGTVGSVAVGVGLAGCSGSAPTADDSDRERTFQMVGEPIQTLDPAATNDSASTTVITQLFDGLVHYPKGNIDPELLLADDHRVSDDGTVHTFDLDPEATFSDGRSVRADDVVYSFERVAASKHSASASKLLDVLGVEHRTETVETEDGTTERYEPGTLGVEAIDDRTVEVRLSDPFHAALGVLAYPSLSVVPKGIVGDVEGYDGEMSYSEFATENPVGAGPFEFETWEKDVEYAVSARDDYRGSGPYVAGIRWEVTSTPSAEYTYAINRNADAFWIPSGKFDPNLVTIETTDEKGRKVGTYGPLPENGETVQYHQIPQTWTFYLGFNAERVAKPVRQAVAYVLNQQMQVQKVHEGRGERAAHLTPPNVYPGGNSAYQSDAEEYPYGLDESRFEAARDVLADAGHGPDDPAEVTLTVYDAAAWFETGKLLRDKLARVGVDLSVERAPFATIAERGRNGKLDAFSYGWVMEYPAPDSFLEILYPPSSDEQFFNWGGTPAADRAKRAWERVLSHPSANESDRQARVEAYRQMETANWEDVIALPVYHPVGEGFYYDWVDVPKTGAAGFSMHKYDDVRIGSRD, encoded by the coding sequence ATGAAACCCAACGAACCCGCCACGCCGTCCTCCACGTCGCGTCGCACCTTCCTCGGAACCGTCGGGAGCGTCGCTGTCGGGGTCGGTCTCGCCGGATGCTCCGGTAGCGCACCGACGGCAGACGACTCCGACCGAGAGCGGACGTTCCAGATGGTCGGGGAACCCATCCAGACGCTCGACCCCGCTGCCACCAACGACTCCGCGTCCACCACCGTCATCACGCAGTTGTTCGACGGACTGGTCCACTACCCGAAGGGGAACATCGACCCCGAACTGCTGTTGGCCGACGACCACCGGGTCTCCGACGACGGGACCGTCCACACCTTCGACCTCGACCCGGAGGCGACGTTCTCCGACGGGCGGTCGGTCCGGGCCGACGACGTGGTCTACTCGTTCGAGCGCGTCGCGGCCTCGAAACACTCCGCCTCGGCGAGCAAACTGCTCGACGTCCTCGGCGTCGAACACCGGACGGAGACTGTCGAAACCGAGGACGGAACCACCGAGCGCTACGAACCCGGCACGCTCGGCGTCGAGGCGATAGACGACCGGACCGTCGAGGTTCGACTCTCCGACCCGTTTCACGCCGCGCTGGGCGTGCTGGCCTACCCGTCGCTCTCGGTCGTCCCGAAAGGCATCGTGGGCGACGTCGAGGGGTACGACGGCGAGATGTCCTACTCGGAGTTCGCCACCGAGAACCCCGTCGGTGCGGGTCCCTTCGAGTTCGAGACGTGGGAGAAGGACGTCGAGTACGCGGTCTCCGCGCGCGACGACTACCGCGGTAGCGGGCCGTACGTCGCCGGTATTCGCTGGGAGGTCACCAGCACTCCCTCGGCCGAGTACACGTACGCCATCAACCGGAACGCCGACGCCTTCTGGATACCGAGCGGAAAGTTCGACCCGAACCTCGTGACGATAGAGACCACCGACGAGAAGGGCCGGAAGGTCGGCACCTACGGGCCGCTGCCAGAGAACGGCGAGACGGTCCAGTACCACCAGATTCCCCAGACGTGGACCTTCTATCTCGGGTTCAACGCCGAGCGCGTCGCCAAGCCAGTTCGACAGGCGGTTGCCTACGTCCTGAACCAGCAGATGCAGGTCCAGAAGGTCCACGAGGGTCGCGGCGAACGGGCCGCCCACCTCACGCCGCCGAACGTCTACCCCGGCGGGAACTCGGCGTATCAGTCGGACGCCGAGGAGTACCCGTACGGACTCGACGAGTCGCGCTTCGAGGCGGCCCGCGACGTACTCGCGGACGCGGGCCACGGACCGGACGACCCCGCGGAGGTCACGCTCACGGTCTACGACGCGGCGGCGTGGTTCGAGACCGGGAAACTCCTGCGCGACAAACTCGCCCGCGTGGGCGTCGACCTCTCGGTCGAGCGCGCTCCGTTCGCCACCATCGCCGAACGCGGTCGGAACGGGAAACTCGATGCCTTCTCCTACGGATGGGTGATGGAGTACCCCGCCCCGGACAGTTTCCTCGAGATACTCTACCCGCCGTCGTCGGACGAGCAGTTCTTCAATTGGGGCGGTACGCCCGCCGCCGACCGTGCGAAACGGGCGTGGGAGCGCGTCTTGTCACACCCGTCGGCGAACGAGTCAGACCGACAGGCGCGGGTCGAGGCCTACCGTCAGATGGAGACCGCCAACTGGGAGGACGTAATCGCCCTCCCGGTGTATCACCCCGTCGGAGAGGGGTTCTACTACGACTGGGTGGACGTGCCGAAGACCGGGGCCGCCGGATTCTCGATGCACAAGTACGACGACGTCCGTATCGGGTCGCGCGACTGA
- a CDS encoding transcriptional regulator, which yields MSRRLSTGIEVLDRKLDGGLPRGSIVSLSAPPASQAELLLYEFTSARQTLYLSTDRDETAVTKALERTPGHTGSPDVRHVPGDAPLDHSQRLFRRLPEDSNLVIDPVDLLEKRDEGRYRNFLNDLQNHLHNTEGVAILHCLDGRSVPDTRDVTEHVADVVFQLHTEYSGDTVETRLAVPKFRGGRALPETIKLELAESVRIDTSRDIA from the coding sequence GTGTCACGGCGTCTTTCGACGGGTATCGAGGTGTTAGATAGGAAACTCGACGGCGGACTGCCGAGGGGGAGTATCGTCTCGCTGTCGGCACCACCTGCGAGTCAGGCGGAGTTGTTGCTCTACGAGTTCACCTCTGCCCGCCAGACGCTCTATCTCTCGACCGACCGCGACGAGACCGCCGTAACCAAAGCGCTGGAGCGCACCCCCGGACACACCGGGTCGCCCGATGTGCGCCACGTCCCGGGCGACGCCCCGCTGGACCACTCCCAGCGCCTCTTTCGTCGTCTCCCGGAGGACTCGAACCTCGTCATCGACCCGGTAGACCTGCTGGAGAAACGCGACGAGGGTCGCTACCGAAACTTTCTCAACGACCTCCAGAACCACCTCCACAACACCGAAGGCGTCGCGATTCTGCACTGCCTCGACGGCCGGTCGGTGCCCGACACCCGAGACGTGACCGAGCACGTCGCCGACGTGGTGTTCCAGTTGCACACCGAGTACTCGGGCGACACCGTCGAGACCCGCCTCGCCGTGCCGAAGTTCCGCGGCGGCCGGGCGCTCCCAGAGACCATCAAACTCGAACTCGCGGAGTCGGTGCGCATCGACACGAGTCGCGACATCGCGTAG
- a CDS encoding DUF6293 family protein, with protein sequence MQTIDEVHIAPLGFEYDRIVGPVRRHNVDVLYLLEHDDPGSGPEFHDDLRSELDDLGVSVRTRSVDVFDIYDVLGVVTTLTADHADDIVRVNVSSGSKLSAVGAAIACMATDATAYYVHPEEYPDRERLRSHGYEDDEVLPSYPIESPTTDQVAVMDFLADANTETYTVKKKDLIEYAEEQELAFIADNDPANDKAKFALLNANVVDPLLEDGYVEIEDVGRRKQVLLTETGADALRAFRHKVRDL encoded by the coding sequence ATGCAGACGATAGACGAGGTCCACATCGCCCCGCTCGGGTTCGAGTACGACCGCATCGTCGGTCCTGTTCGCAGGCACAACGTCGACGTACTCTACCTCCTCGAACACGACGACCCCGGAAGCGGGCCGGAGTTCCACGACGACTTGCGGTCGGAGTTGGACGACCTCGGGGTCTCGGTCCGGACTCGGAGCGTGGACGTGTTCGACATCTACGACGTGCTAGGTGTCGTGACCACGTTGACGGCCGACCATGCCGACGACATCGTTCGCGTGAACGTCTCCAGCGGGTCGAAACTCTCGGCGGTCGGCGCGGCCATCGCGTGCATGGCGACCGACGCCACCGCGTACTACGTCCACCCCGAGGAGTATCCCGACCGCGAACGACTCCGGAGTCACGGCTACGAGGACGACGAAGTCCTCCCGTCCTACCCCATCGAGTCGCCGACGACGGACCAAGTCGCGGTCATGGACTTCCTCGCGGACGCGAACACCGAGACCTACACCGTGAAGAAGAAGGACCTCATCGAGTACGCCGAGGAACAGGAACTCGCGTTCATCGCCGACAACGACCCCGCGAACGACAAGGCCAAGTTCGCGCTCCTGAACGCGAACGTCGTCGACCCGCTGCTCGAAGACGGTTACGTCGAAATCGAGGACGTCGGCCGCCGCAAGCAGGTACTCCTCACCGAGACCGGCGCGGACGCTCTCCGCGCGTTCCGGCACAAAGTTCGGGACCTCTAA
- a CDS encoding aspartate aminotransferase family protein, translating into MTDADSLFLGTESGNDAYREAVERASAAVVEAVSESATPYSGASPTDLDDRFGAVECLPDEGQPLAETVEEVGEGILSHSVGVADPSCVAHLHCPPLVPALAAETAIAATNQSLDSWDQSPAATHVERRMVDRLCDLFGYGPDGDGVFTSGGTQSNFEALLLARNWFARERFGRRVEETGLPHKAKAMRILCSEAAHFTAKQAAAHLGLGENAVVTVPTDGDHRMDTTALDATLADLRKREREPFALVGTAGTTDFGSIDPLDELADRAERHDLWFHVDAAYGGALALSETHREKLDGIQRADSLSVDFHKLFYQPISCGALLLRDGDRFDLVERSAAYLNPEDADLAAPNLVSKSVQTTRRFDALKPYVTFRTLGRERLAELVDSTLTLADEAAALLADAPDFEVLNDPTLNAVVFRYRPGSVGDEEVGPLNAAVRAALLRNGDAVVGRTEVRGTTALKFTLLNPKTTVERVADVLDAVRNRARTIAVADRQLRR; encoded by the coding sequence ATGACGGACGCCGACAGCCTGTTCCTCGGCACCGAGTCCGGGAACGACGCCTATCGGGAGGCCGTCGAGCGGGCCAGCGCCGCGGTCGTCGAGGCGGTCTCCGAGAGCGCGACGCCCTACTCGGGGGCATCTCCGACGGACCTCGACGACCGGTTCGGCGCGGTCGAGTGCCTCCCCGACGAGGGCCAACCCCTCGCCGAGACCGTCGAAGAAGTGGGCGAGGGAATCCTGTCGCACTCGGTCGGCGTCGCGGACCCGAGTTGCGTCGCACACCTCCACTGCCCGCCGCTGGTGCCCGCGCTCGCGGCCGAGACCGCTATCGCCGCCACGAACCAGTCGCTCGACTCGTGGGACCAGAGTCCCGCCGCCACCCACGTCGAACGCCGGATGGTGGACCGCCTCTGCGACCTGTTCGGCTACGGTCCCGACGGCGACGGCGTGTTCACCAGCGGCGGCACCCAGTCGAACTTCGAGGCCCTCCTGCTGGCCCGCAACTGGTTCGCCCGCGAACGGTTCGGTCGCCGCGTCGAGGAGACCGGCCTGCCGCACAAGGCCAAAGCGATGCGCATCCTCTGTTCGGAGGCGGCCCACTTCACCGCGAAGCAGGCCGCCGCCCACCTCGGTCTCGGCGAGAACGCGGTCGTGACAGTCCCGACCGACGGCGACCATCGGATGGACACCACGGCGCTCGACGCGACCCTCGCCGACCTCCGGAAGCGCGAGCGCGAACCGTTCGCGCTCGTCGGGACCGCGGGCACGACCGACTTCGGCAGCATCGACCCGCTCGACGAACTGGCCGACCGGGCCGAGCGACACGACCTCTGGTTCCACGTGGACGCGGCCTACGGCGGGGCGCTCGCGCTCTCGGAGACCCACCGCGAGAAACTGGACGGAATCCAGCGCGCCGACTCGCTGTCGGTGGACTTCCACAAACTGTTCTACCAGCCCATCAGTTGCGGAGCGCTCCTCCTCCGGGACGGCGACCGATTCGACCTCGTCGAGCGGTCGGCGGCGTACCTCAACCCCGAGGACGCCGACCTCGCCGCGCCGAACTTGGTCTCGAAGTCGGTCCAGACCACCCGGCGGTTCGACGCTCTCAAGCCCTACGTCACGTTCCGGACGCTCGGCCGGGAACGACTCGCCGAACTGGTCGATTCCACGCTCACCCTCGCCGACGAGGCGGCCGCTCTGCTGGCCGACGCGCCCGACTTCGAGGTACTCAACGACCCGACGCTCAACGCGGTCGTCTTCCGGTATCGCCCCGGGAGCGTCGGCGACGAGGAGGTCGGCCCGCTCAACGCCGCGGTCCGAGCGGCGCTGCTGCGGAACGGGGACGCCGTGGTCGGGCGCACCGAGGTCCGTGGGACGACCGCCCTGAAGTTCACCCTGCTGAACCCGAAGACGACCGTCGAACGTGTCGCCGACGTGCTCGACGCCGTCAGGAATCGCGCGCGAACCATCGCGGTCGCAGACAGACAACTCCGACGATGA
- a CDS encoding extracellular solute-binding protein, giving the protein MSNRRNVLRRGAGLLAVGSAASVGLLSVGSDDGARSAGSPTANVLVAGSLQTVATVVGDATVEAHGSVACRRLLEDGLRDPDAVALADPRLFDGLVERATVFAANALVVAVHPDSPAAEYAAGDEETTDRDDWRGLLTDPDLALGRTDPERDPLGYRTAMALDLADGIDAAAVRGRTEVFPETGLLRTLEAGGIDAAFAYRNMAVEHDVPFLALPDRIDFSNPRLADEYASASVSLDDRTVSGSPIRYAAHARTDRGRRWVRTLASAREALRNAGFVVPDGYPRTRKIRVH; this is encoded by the coding sequence GTGTCGAATCGTCGTAACGTCCTCCGCCGCGGCGCGGGCCTGCTCGCGGTCGGAAGCGCCGCGAGCGTCGGTTTGCTCTCGGTCGGTTCCGACGACGGAGCGCGGAGCGCAGGGTCCCCCACTGCGAACGTTCTCGTCGCGGGAAGTCTCCAGACGGTCGCTACCGTGGTCGGTGACGCCACCGTCGAGGCACACGGCAGCGTCGCCTGTCGCCGACTCCTCGAAGACGGTCTGCGCGACCCTGACGCGGTGGCGCTGGCGGACCCGCGCCTGTTCGACGGACTGGTCGAGCGCGCGACCGTCTTCGCCGCGAACGCGCTCGTCGTGGCGGTCCATCCCGACTCACCCGCGGCCGAGTACGCCGCGGGCGACGAAGAGACGACCGACCGCGACGACTGGCGCGGCCTGCTCACGGACCCGGACCTCGCGCTGGGTCGGACCGACCCCGAGCGCGACCCCCTCGGCTACCGGACCGCGATGGCGCTCGACCTCGCCGACGGAATCGACGCCGCGGCCGTCCGCGGGCGGACCGAGGTCTTCCCCGAGACCGGACTACTCCGGACGCTCGAAGCCGGCGGAATCGACGCCGCGTTCGCCTACCGGAACATGGCGGTCGAACACGACGTCCCGTTCCTCGCGTTGCCCGACCGCATCGACTTCTCGAACCCCCGACTGGCCGACGAGTACGCCAGCGCCAGCGTGTCGCTCGACGACCGGACGGTCTCGGGGTCGCCGATTCGGTACGCCGCCCACGCCCGGACCGACCGCGGACGCCGGTGGGTCCGAACCCTCGCTTCGGCGCGCGAGGCGCTTCGGAACGCGGGGTTCGTCGTACCCGACGGCTATCCCCGGACGCGAAAGATACGGGTACATTGA
- a CDS encoding HVO_2753 family zinc finger protein — MSQSKQTQARRCVSCGINISGTNAASFKCPDCGQQIYRCAKCRKQSNLYECPDCGFMGP; from the coding sequence ATGAGTCAGTCCAAACAGACGCAGGCGCGACGGTGCGTCTCCTGTGGGATAAACATCTCCGGGACGAACGCGGCGTCGTTCAAGTGCCCCGACTGCGGGCAGCAGATTTACCGCTGCGCCAAGTGCCGCAAGCAGAGCAACCTCTACGAGTGCCCCGACTGCGGGTTTATGGGACCGTAA